A genomic window from Polyangiaceae bacterium includes:
- a CDS encoding NmrA family transcriptional regulator, whose amino-acid sequence MTQHFRKVTTLVVGGTGKTGTEVVKGLRAIGQSVGVTSRQGDPAFDWNAPSNWPEVVGNAEQLYISYAPDLALPTAAPQIAELVRIAVAQGTRRIVLLSGRGEPECEPAERAVRESGAAWTILRCSWFNQNFSDGALLPAVLSGTVRMPAGEVREPFIDTRDIADCAIVALSQPGHDAATYELTGPRLLGFADAAREISSASGTPLRYQAVSVAEYASDLAEYFPKDLGEWLAALFNRVLDGRNAQTTPDVQRLLGRQARDFSAFAKETAARGVWRGEAAE is encoded by the coding sequence ATGACGCAGCATTTCCGCAAAGTAACGACGCTGGTGGTTGGTGGCACCGGGAAGACCGGAACCGAGGTGGTGAAGGGGCTGAGAGCGATAGGGCAAAGCGTCGGCGTAACTTCTCGCCAAGGAGACCCCGCATTCGACTGGAACGCACCCAGCAACTGGCCAGAAGTCGTCGGGAACGCAGAGCAGCTCTACATCAGCTACGCGCCGGACCTAGCGCTGCCCACAGCCGCGCCACAGATCGCCGAGCTGGTGCGAATCGCCGTGGCCCAGGGCACGCGGCGCATCGTGCTGCTCTCGGGGCGGGGTGAACCTGAGTGCGAGCCAGCAGAGCGCGCTGTCCGGGAGTCTGGAGCGGCGTGGACCATTCTGCGCTGCTCCTGGTTCAATCAAAACTTCAGCGACGGCGCGCTGCTCCCAGCAGTGCTCTCAGGGACGGTGCGTATGCCCGCCGGCGAAGTGCGAGAGCCCTTCATCGACACGCGTGACATCGCAGACTGCGCGATTGTTGCACTGAGTCAACCTGGTCATGACGCCGCCACCTATGAACTCACGGGGCCGCGACTGCTGGGCTTCGCGGATGCAGCGAGAGAAATCAGCAGCGCCTCGGGCACGCCCCTCCGCTACCAGGCGGTGAGCGTGGCAGAGTACGCGAGCGATCTGGCGGAATATTTCCCTAAGGATCTTGGTGAGTGGCTAGCCGCCCTGTTCAACCGCGTACTGGATGGACGCAACGCGCAGACCACCCCCGACGTGCAACGTTTGCTTGGCCGCCAAGCGCGTGACTTTTCCGCTTTCGCGAAAGAGACTGCTGCGCGCGGAGTCTGGCGCGGCGAGGCTGCGGAGTAA
- a CDS encoding LysR family transcriptional regulator yields the protein MNGIHALAGVDLNLFVAFRALAKERSVTRAAAQLGVTQSAMSHTLRRLRDLAGDPLLVKGAAGMELTPRAETLLVPVESALLLLERGLSEPRFVPGRTRRRFRLATPDLFDALAIPALLERVRGEAPQVSVQVIPVQTPQLSQRLETGEVDVAVMPRAETLLASDSQSGLMRRTLFRDGYACFIRRDHPVVAGRTRPKLTLDRYLSVSHALITPSGEGPGVMDLALEERGLERHVALRLPTFHTALGIVEQTDLILTAPSALATLCGPRLLVLPTPLTLPEHSVDLLWHSRFSADAASSWFRERVGEVAAGIQRKITRR from the coding sequence ATGAACGGGATTCATGCCCTGGCGGGAGTTGATCTCAACCTCTTCGTGGCGTTTCGCGCGCTAGCCAAGGAGCGCAGCGTGACTCGCGCGGCGGCGCAGCTTGGGGTCACGCAATCTGCCATGAGTCACACGCTGCGTCGCCTGCGCGACTTGGCCGGGGACCCGCTACTGGTGAAAGGAGCCGCGGGCATGGAGCTCACGCCCCGCGCAGAGACGCTGCTGGTTCCCGTTGAGAGCGCACTCCTGCTCCTCGAGCGTGGGCTCTCGGAACCTCGGTTCGTGCCGGGGAGGACTCGGCGCAGGTTTCGCCTCGCGACTCCTGATCTGTTCGATGCCCTCGCCATCCCTGCGTTGCTCGAGCGGGTTAGGGGGGAGGCCCCGCAGGTTTCGGTTCAAGTGATTCCGGTGCAAACACCGCAGCTCTCGCAGCGCTTGGAGACCGGCGAAGTGGATGTCGCTGTGATGCCGCGGGCAGAGACACTGCTAGCCAGCGACTCGCAGTCCGGGTTGATGCGGCGGACGCTGTTTCGCGACGGTTACGCATGCTTTATCCGTAGGGATCATCCAGTGGTGGCGGGACGTACTCGTCCGAAGCTCACGCTCGACCGCTACCTTTCGGTGTCCCACGCGTTGATCACACCCAGCGGCGAGGGCCCCGGTGTCATGGACCTCGCGCTGGAGGAGCGCGGCCTCGAACGTCACGTGGCCTTGCGCTTGCCCACGTTTCACACCGCCCTCGGCATCGTGGAGCAGACAGACTTGATCCTCACCGCGCCGAGTGCGCTGGCCACGCTCTGCGGGCCGCGGCTATTGGTGTTGCCAACGCCGCTGACATTGCCTGAGCACAGCGTGGACTTGCTCTGGCACTCGCGGTTCTCCGCTGATGCTGCGAGTTCTTGGTTCCGGGAGCGAGTGGGTGAGGTTGCGGCAGGGATCCAGCGGAAGATCACCCGTCGCTAG
- the nhaA gene encoding Na+/H+ antiporter NhaA produces MKKLLGGLLLVGATLAALVFENTALRETYQSLLQAKLGVGAGAWSLEKPALLWINDGLMAVFFLLIALEIKHEAKAGQLRQLSQVLLPALAAVGGIAVPALIYLGVTRGTPGAESGWAIPSATDIAFSLAVLGMFGSRVPRSLTTFLMTLAVFDDIAAILIIALFYSAKLNLGALALAGLFTGALVLLNRGGVRRLWPYLAVGLMLWVAVLKSGIHATIAGVIVGLLIPYGAVGDGAVGSSERSPVKTLEHALHPWVMLGVLPIFAFANAGVSFRGVSLEGLATPTALGVGLGLAVGKVVGIFPICWLALRRGWVPKLEGAGTGGLLGVSLLAGIGFTMSIFIGSLAFGANPAHLESMRVGVIAGSLLSALVGAGLLTFALPRGKEARDKGAAPDGLGNGGGDRAGAAPA; encoded by the coding sequence ATGAAGAAACTCCTAGGTGGCTTGTTGTTGGTGGGCGCGACTCTCGCGGCGCTTGTGTTCGAGAACACGGCGTTGCGCGAGACGTATCAAAGCCTGCTCCAGGCCAAGTTGGGAGTTGGGGCGGGAGCGTGGAGCCTAGAGAAGCCTGCGCTGTTGTGGATCAACGACGGCCTGATGGCGGTCTTCTTCCTGCTCATCGCCCTTGAGATCAAACACGAGGCGAAGGCCGGTCAGCTGAGGCAGCTGTCCCAGGTCCTCTTGCCAGCGCTTGCTGCCGTGGGCGGTATCGCCGTGCCGGCGCTGATCTACCTGGGGGTTACCCGAGGCACGCCGGGCGCCGAGAGCGGATGGGCGATCCCCAGCGCAACGGACATCGCGTTCTCCCTCGCGGTGCTCGGTATGTTCGGCTCTCGAGTGCCGCGCTCACTGACGACATTCTTGATGACCCTTGCGGTGTTCGACGACATCGCCGCGATCCTGATCATCGCGCTCTTTTACTCTGCGAAGCTGAACCTGGGCGCGTTGGCGCTCGCCGGGCTCTTCACGGGCGCGCTCGTCTTGCTCAATCGCGGGGGTGTGCGCCGGCTGTGGCCCTACTTGGCCGTGGGGCTGATGCTGTGGGTTGCCGTCCTGAAGTCAGGGATCCACGCGACCATCGCTGGCGTCATAGTCGGCCTATTGATTCCGTACGGAGCGGTTGGTGACGGCGCCGTCGGCAGCTCGGAGCGTTCCCCGGTGAAGACGCTGGAGCACGCGCTGCACCCATGGGTCATGCTCGGTGTGCTGCCCATCTTTGCCTTCGCGAATGCTGGGGTGTCGTTCCGAGGGGTGTCCCTCGAAGGTCTAGCGACGCCAACGGCATTGGGAGTTGGACTAGGCTTGGCAGTTGGAAAGGTGGTCGGGATCTTTCCGATCTGCTGGCTCGCGTTACGTAGGGGTTGGGTTCCGAAGCTGGAAGGGGCGGGGACGGGCGGCTTGCTTGGCGTGAGCCTGCTCGCTGGCATCGGCTTCACGATGAGCATCTTCATCGGTAGCCTGGCGTTCGGCGCAAACCCTGCGCACCTCGAATCCATGCGTGTGGGTGTCATCGCCGGTTCGCTGCTATCTGCGCTGGTTGGCGCCGGTCTGCTTACATTCGCGCTGCCGCGCGGCAAAGAAGCACGCGATAAAGGCGCGGCGCCGGATGGCTTGGGAAACGGAGGTGGGGATCGCGCCGGCGCAGCGCCTGCCTGA
- a CDS encoding response regulator — protein sequence MGDSMLGAAAGSADLIALEVLESLHEGCQVIGFDFRYLYVNEAVIAQGKTSREELLGRTMMECYPGIEQTPMFEALRETLSDRREQRMVNEFEYPDGSNGWFELRFVPVPKGVCILSLDVTAQKARERELAELEEQLRQSQKMEAIGRLAGGVAHDFNNLLSVVLSCAELLYMDLPADDPLRADVDEIRLAGQRATELTRQLLTFSRRRVLEPKVLNLNEVIGGSERMLARLLGADIELTCLHEPDVGRVVADPGTVDQVLMNLAVNARDAMPNGGQLTIETRAVYLDDEYARMHLDARPGHYVMLAVSDTGHGMDRETQLRVFEPFFTTKEQGKGTGLGLSTVFGIVKQNAGHIWLYSEPGVGTTFKIYFPEVTQVADRPPLAKAPESSRGNETILLVEDDEQVRQVAQTILQRGGYQVLVASNAGEAMILSEQHKGKIHLLLTDLVLPRVGGRELAQRLQAARPGLQVLFMSGYTDDSVTVHQLLELDAAYLQKPLTPRALKNRVREVLSGAEPESARTSGAA from the coding sequence ATGGGGGACTCGATGCTGGGCGCTGCTGCGGGGAGCGCCGACTTGATCGCGCTCGAAGTACTGGAGAGCTTGCACGAGGGGTGTCAGGTAATCGGCTTCGACTTCCGCTACCTCTACGTGAACGAGGCGGTGATCGCGCAGGGCAAGACCAGTCGCGAGGAACTCCTCGGGCGCACGATGATGGAGTGCTATCCAGGCATCGAGCAGACGCCGATGTTCGAAGCGCTTCGAGAGACGCTGAGCGATCGGCGCGAGCAGCGCATGGTGAATGAGTTTGAGTATCCGGACGGATCCAACGGCTGGTTCGAACTTCGCTTCGTGCCGGTCCCCAAGGGGGTTTGCATTCTGTCCCTCGACGTCACTGCCCAGAAGGCTCGCGAGCGGGAGCTGGCGGAGCTGGAGGAACAGCTGCGGCAGTCACAAAAGATGGAGGCGATAGGTCGCCTCGCTGGTGGCGTCGCCCACGACTTCAACAATCTACTGTCTGTCGTGCTGAGCTGCGCTGAGCTGCTCTACATGGACCTCCCGGCGGACGACCCGCTGCGTGCAGATGTCGACGAGATACGCCTGGCCGGGCAGCGGGCTACTGAGCTTACGCGACAACTACTCACCTTCAGTCGCCGTCGCGTGCTCGAGCCCAAGGTGCTCAACTTGAACGAAGTCATCGGTGGTTCCGAGCGGATGCTAGCTCGGCTGCTGGGGGCTGATATCGAACTCACATGCCTGCATGAACCGGACGTAGGCCGTGTCGTCGCGGATCCGGGAACCGTGGACCAGGTGTTGATGAACCTGGCTGTCAACGCTCGGGACGCGATGCCGAACGGTGGGCAACTAACAATCGAGACACGTGCCGTCTACCTGGACGATGAGTACGCTCGCATGCACCTCGACGCGCGACCTGGGCACTACGTCATGCTCGCGGTGAGCGACACCGGTCACGGGATGGATCGTGAGACGCAGCTCAGAGTGTTCGAGCCGTTTTTTACGACCAAGGAGCAAGGCAAGGGCACGGGCCTCGGCCTGTCGACGGTCTTCGGTATCGTCAAGCAGAACGCCGGGCACATCTGGCTGTACAGCGAGCCAGGGGTGGGTACGACATTCAAGATTTATTTCCCGGAGGTAACGCAGGTGGCGGACCGCCCGCCGCTCGCGAAGGCCCCCGAATCCAGCCGGGGCAACGAGACCATCTTACTCGTAGAGGACGACGAGCAGGTGCGCCAAGTCGCTCAAACCATCCTCCAGCGCGGCGGCTACCAGGTGCTGGTGGCGTCCAACGCGGGCGAAGCGATGATCCTCTCGGAGCAGCACAAGGGCAAGATCCACTTACTGCTAACTGACCTGGTACTCCCACGCGTCGGAGGAAGAGAGCTCGCGCAGCGACTCCAGGCGGCTCGTCCAGGTCTCCAGGTGCTCTTTATGTCGGGCTACACCGACGACAGCGTGACTGTGCATCAGCTCCTCGAGTTGGATGCAGCCTACTTGCAGAAGCCCCTCACCCCCCGCGCCCTCAAGAACCGGGTGAGGGAAGTGCTAAGCGGCGCTGAACCGGAGTCCGCTCGCACTTCAGGCGCCGCCTGA
- a CDS encoding efflux RND transporter permease subunit, translating into MIGKAARFVIDNPLLAILGVVVLIAVGIRSYSRLPIDAVPDVTNVQVQVLTSAPGLSPTEVERLVTQPVELAMTGIPGVDRVRSVSRAGVSAVTLVFDDGMNVEKARELVAQRLAGARESIPRSAGRPELGPLTTGLGEVYHFTISWPGHSPAEIRTLLEWDIAYRLRSVPGVVEVNPWGGDERQIEVQLREPDLFTVGVSPRQVQDAVLAGGNNVSAGSIERREEGTFVRLDGSFRQASDVGSLVVKSPVAGGPSVLVSDVADVKDGAAPRFSAATADGQGETVYAMVQMVAGGNAHDVVARVKQRLAEIEPTLPDGVKLEPFYDRAAFVDDVLGTVKKSLLEGGLVVALVLLLMLGDLRAGLLVASVIPLSMLGAFALMYATGVSGNLLSLGAIDFGLVVDGAVVVVEGALATMAARKLSGRAAMGATASEVGRPVTMAVLIIAIVYVPVLLLEGVEGKMFRPMALTVLFAIGTALILTFTWVPAIGGLLLKHAHDKEPWLARKLSALYAPVAAFVTPRWRLSASALGVLLVAGIAVGSTRGAEFVPRLEEGDLAIQITRPPSVSLEEAVRGTTTVEQTLARFPEVERVVSRTGSPDVATDVMGVEQSDVLVMLKPRKEWQSADNAAGFATVFEPALRKALPGAAFGFTQPIEMRVDELIGGVRSDVGVKLFGDDLVMLRTLAEQLSAVISATPGAADVRTEPISGLRMITMRPNSAKMSRLGVRPEEVETFVEALRMGTPVGKLLEGERRFDVVVRMSKAPAADPSPLSRLRIPLDDGRTVLLGDVVDIRETSGPAQVSREQARRRVVIEANVRGRDLASFVRELQQRVKQVKLPPGYYIEYGGEYENLARATERLALIVPATLLAILVLLYMAFGSIRPALLIFVNVPAAATGGVFALALRGLDLSISAAVGFLALFGVATLNGVVLLAAARQRQQNGETRATASLNAARERLRPVVTTALVAALGFVPMALATGTGSEVQRPLATVVIGGLVTATLATLLALPALFARFGGDVDDGAASSGGA; encoded by the coding sequence ATGATCGGAAAAGCCGCACGCTTCGTCATCGACAACCCGCTGCTCGCAATCCTGGGCGTCGTGGTGCTGATCGCTGTGGGGATCCGCAGCTACAGTCGCCTTCCGATCGACGCTGTCCCTGACGTCACCAACGTCCAGGTTCAGGTGCTGACTTCGGCTCCAGGCCTATCGCCAACAGAGGTCGAACGCCTCGTCACGCAGCCCGTGGAACTCGCAATGACGGGCATTCCCGGGGTGGATCGCGTGCGCTCGGTGTCCCGCGCAGGTGTGAGCGCGGTGACGCTGGTCTTCGATGACGGGATGAACGTCGAAAAAGCACGCGAGCTCGTGGCGCAGCGGCTCGCTGGAGCGCGTGAGTCGATCCCGCGGTCTGCGGGTCGACCGGAGCTCGGACCACTGACGACCGGCCTGGGCGAAGTCTATCATTTCACAATCAGCTGGCCCGGCCATTCCCCCGCGGAAATCCGTACCCTACTAGAATGGGACATCGCCTACCGCCTGCGATCGGTGCCGGGGGTCGTAGAGGTAAACCCCTGGGGAGGCGATGAACGGCAGATCGAAGTCCAGCTGCGCGAGCCTGATCTCTTCACGGTAGGCGTGTCGCCGCGGCAAGTGCAGGACGCTGTGCTCGCTGGTGGGAACAACGTCAGTGCAGGCTCAATCGAGCGCCGCGAGGAGGGCACATTCGTGCGACTCGATGGCTCCTTTCGTCAGGCGTCCGACGTCGGCAGCTTGGTCGTCAAGTCGCCGGTAGCCGGCGGCCCGTCCGTCCTCGTATCGGACGTCGCCGACGTGAAGGACGGTGCTGCGCCACGCTTCAGCGCTGCCACCGCCGACGGTCAGGGCGAGACCGTCTACGCGATGGTGCAAATGGTCGCCGGCGGCAACGCTCACGACGTAGTCGCGCGGGTCAAGCAGCGACTCGCGGAGATCGAACCCACTTTGCCAGACGGTGTGAAACTAGAGCCGTTTTACGATCGAGCGGCGTTCGTGGACGACGTGCTCGGCACCGTGAAGAAGAGCTTGCTCGAGGGCGGTCTAGTCGTCGCCCTGGTGCTGCTCTTGATGCTGGGAGATCTCCGCGCGGGCCTGCTTGTGGCTAGCGTAATCCCACTCAGCATGCTCGGCGCCTTCGCCTTGATGTACGCCACGGGCGTCAGCGGCAACCTGCTCAGCTTGGGCGCGATCGACTTTGGTTTGGTCGTCGATGGTGCAGTCGTCGTCGTAGAGGGCGCCCTCGCAACCATGGCCGCCCGAAAACTTTCGGGTCGAGCAGCCATGGGAGCCACCGCGAGTGAAGTCGGACGACCAGTGACCATGGCGGTGTTGATCATCGCGATCGTCTACGTGCCCGTGCTGCTGCTCGAAGGCGTGGAGGGCAAGATGTTCCGTCCCATGGCTTTGACGGTGCTGTTCGCCATTGGGACGGCGTTGATCCTTACTTTCACCTGGGTGCCGGCAATCGGCGGGCTGCTCTTGAAGCACGCCCACGACAAGGAGCCTTGGTTGGCGCGCAAGCTCAGTGCCCTCTACGCACCCGTCGCCGCGTTCGTGACCCCGCGCTGGCGCCTCTCCGCCTCCGCGCTCGGCGTGCTGCTGGTCGCGGGTATCGCAGTTGGAAGCACCCGTGGAGCGGAGTTCGTCCCTCGCCTCGAAGAAGGCGACCTCGCCATCCAGATCACGCGCCCGCCGAGCGTTTCCCTGGAGGAAGCAGTTCGCGGCACCACAACCGTAGAGCAAACCTTGGCGCGTTTCCCCGAGGTTGAAAGAGTCGTGTCGCGCACGGGTAGTCCCGACGTCGCGACGGACGTGATGGGCGTCGAGCAAAGCGACGTCCTGGTGATGCTCAAGCCGCGCAAGGAGTGGCAGAGCGCGGACAACGCCGCGGGTTTCGCTACGGTGTTCGAACCCGCGCTGCGAAAAGCGTTGCCAGGGGCGGCGTTCGGTTTCACCCAACCCATCGAAATGCGGGTGGACGAGCTGATCGGCGGAGTGCGCTCTGACGTGGGCGTGAAGCTGTTCGGCGATGATCTGGTGATGTTACGTACGCTCGCTGAACAACTCAGCGCGGTGATTTCCGCGACCCCCGGCGCGGCCGACGTGAGAACCGAACCGATCAGTGGCCTGCGTATGATCACCATGCGCCCCAACAGCGCCAAAATGAGCCGCCTGGGTGTACGCCCCGAAGAAGTCGAGACGTTCGTCGAAGCGCTGCGCATGGGGACCCCCGTAGGAAAGCTACTGGAAGGTGAGCGACGGTTCGATGTCGTCGTCCGCATGAGCAAAGCCCCAGCCGCGGACCCCTCTCCGCTCAGTCGGCTACGCATCCCTTTGGATGACGGACGCACTGTGCTCCTCGGCGACGTCGTAGACATCCGCGAGACCAGCGGCCCCGCTCAGGTCAGCCGGGAGCAAGCGAGACGCCGCGTCGTGATCGAAGCCAACGTCAGAGGACGTGACCTCGCTAGCTTCGTTAGGGAGCTGCAGCAGCGCGTCAAGCAAGTGAAGCTCCCGCCGGGGTACTACATCGAATACGGCGGCGAGTACGAGAACCTGGCGCGAGCCACTGAGCGCCTAGCACTGATTGTCCCAGCCACGCTGCTGGCGATCCTGGTTCTGCTCTACATGGCGTTCGGTTCCATCCGACCCGCTCTGTTGATCTTCGTGAACGTTCCCGCCGCAGCCACGGGTGGCGTGTTCGCGCTCGCGCTGAGAGGGCTGGACCTCTCCATCAGCGCCGCAGTCGGCTTCCTCGCGTTGTTTGGCGTGGCTACGCTCAACGGAGTCGTCTTGCTTGCTGCCGCGAGGCAACGTCAGCAGAATGGCGAGACGCGCGCGACCGCGAGCCTGAACGCAGCACGTGAACGCTTGCGCCCAGTAGTCACGACCGCGCTGGTCGCGGCCCTGGGCTTCGTTCCCATGGCGCTCGCAACTGGAACTGGCTCGGAGGTCCAGCGCCCCCTGGCGACGGTAGTCATCGGCGGCCTGGTGACGGCCACGCTCGCGACGCTGCTCGCATTGCCCGCGCTCTTCGCGCGCTTCGGTGGAGACGTCGACGACGGTGCAGCAAGCTCAGGCGGCGCCTGA
- a CDS encoding efflux RND transporter periplasmic adaptor subunit — MTWQRAASMGIVSALLALACGQKETQIEEPAAAESTSSPRTVRVDPSLVEQGRISVAPVERRNAVDEIRATGTVTPDLDGAADVGALVSSTVQRLLVREGDRVKQGQLLAELNAPDAARVAGELAKARSQRSRAERALAREEKLIARQATTAVELEQAQADLAGLRAEERAARLLLGAYGASGARVQVRAPIAGVIAQRNAELGTRVEGGERLFRIVDPTKLLVRAEVLERDVGGVEKGTTASLLFPDGKICSAKVLFRSTQVEPGRHAVAVWLAPSDCKLDLAGQSLNVQLHKATGDAKKPLALPRDAVVDLDGTPVVFVQGKSPGEFEVEPVIVDRFSETTAFLIKGPDETHRVAVRGTILLKGEWMRSSME; from the coding sequence ATGACTTGGCAGCGAGCAGCCTCGATGGGCATCGTTAGCGCACTCCTCGCGCTCGCGTGTGGCCAGAAAGAAACCCAGATCGAGGAACCAGCCGCAGCGGAAAGTACCTCGTCCCCGCGCACCGTACGCGTCGATCCCAGCCTGGTCGAACAAGGACGCATCAGCGTGGCGCCGGTAGAACGCCGCAACGCCGTTGACGAGATCCGCGCCACGGGCACCGTCACCCCGGATCTCGACGGAGCCGCTGACGTCGGAGCTTTGGTCTCATCTACCGTGCAGCGGCTCTTGGTGCGCGAAGGAGACCGCGTGAAGCAAGGGCAACTCCTCGCCGAGCTCAACGCACCCGACGCAGCCCGAGTCGCCGGGGAGCTAGCCAAAGCGCGTTCCCAGCGAAGCCGGGCTGAACGCGCATTGGCGCGAGAGGAGAAGTTGATCGCTCGCCAGGCGACGACCGCGGTCGAGCTGGAGCAAGCCCAAGCCGATCTCGCAGGACTGCGGGCAGAGGAACGCGCCGCGCGCCTGCTTCTCGGGGCCTACGGAGCGAGCGGCGCACGGGTCCAAGTACGAGCGCCAATAGCTGGAGTCATCGCCCAGCGAAACGCGGAGCTTGGCACACGCGTAGAAGGCGGGGAGCGCCTCTTCCGCATCGTCGATCCGACGAAGCTCTTGGTGAGGGCCGAGGTGCTCGAACGCGACGTAGGCGGCGTGGAGAAGGGCACGACGGCATCTCTTCTATTTCCCGACGGCAAGATTTGCAGCGCCAAGGTCCTGTTCCGAAGTACCCAGGTGGAACCCGGGCGGCACGCCGTTGCGGTATGGCTCGCGCCGAGCGACTGCAAACTGGACCTCGCGGGCCAGAGCCTGAACGTGCAGCTTCACAAAGCAACCGGAGACGCCAAGAAGCCGCTCGCGCTTCCTCGCGACGCCGTCGTCGATCTCGATGGGACGCCAGTCGTGTTCGTGCAGGGCAAGTCACCCGGCGAGTTCGAGGTCGAACCCGTGATCGTGGATCGATTCAGTGAGACCACGGCCTTCTTGATCAAAGGCCCCGACGAGACACACCGCGTAGCGGTGCGCGGGACAATTCTACTCAAGGGCGAGTGGATGCGTTCGAGCATGGAGTGA
- a CDS encoding TolC family protein: MAVQFKRALVLAGLALSGGFAQQAAAQEVHAASTSPLRVSLEYATRQAAQASPELGPAREGQRASERTRRASRQPLTTNPRLELSAGPRWGADQGLDVSVGLWQDVPLAGVGASRERAADARAVAARFMLRSAELQAALTAGLAWVDARTAAELLKIRKESVKSTQRLIKITESRFAEGAATLGERALSRSIHGAAKASVLDAEGMRFSADLELAYAMGADEEKSLLSVGRLDADGPDIKESSAFASLTQSPELRRLAAEAHAARAAASQSQAEGAPSLSLGPSVTREANGDWVLLGRVSIPLPLVNPRAVETAEHEKSAALARAEYARVRRSLRREVHLLVHERAHARRTRDALAKDAVGPAKVAEEEALLKYSLGKSNIQEVNIAQRNLTDAKERWLLAAADARATELKLLAITGRLPGAEFQPARKGAR; encoded by the coding sequence ATGGCGGTTCAGTTCAAACGTGCCCTGGTCTTGGCGGGCTTGGCCTTGAGTGGCGGCTTCGCTCAGCAAGCCGCGGCTCAAGAGGTTCACGCGGCGTCGACGAGTCCGCTGCGGGTCAGCCTGGAATACGCGACCCGTCAAGCGGCCCAGGCATCTCCTGAGCTTGGGCCAGCCCGGGAAGGCCAGCGCGCGTCGGAGCGGACAAGGCGAGCGAGCCGCCAACCGCTAACCACCAACCCGCGCCTCGAGCTGTCTGCTGGCCCGCGCTGGGGCGCAGACCAGGGCCTCGACGTGAGCGTCGGACTTTGGCAGGACGTCCCGCTGGCCGGAGTTGGGGCGTCCCGCGAGCGGGCTGCGGACGCGCGCGCCGTCGCAGCAAGATTCATGCTGCGTAGCGCTGAGCTTCAAGCAGCACTCACCGCGGGCCTCGCCTGGGTCGATGCGCGCACCGCTGCCGAGCTCTTGAAGATCCGCAAGGAAAGCGTCAAGTCGACGCAGCGGCTGATCAAGATCACCGAGTCTCGCTTCGCCGAGGGGGCCGCAACGCTGGGCGAGCGCGCGCTCTCACGCTCGATCCACGGCGCGGCCAAGGCATCGGTGCTCGACGCGGAAGGCATGCGTTTCAGCGCCGACCTCGAACTCGCGTACGCTATGGGCGCCGACGAAGAAAAGTCCCTCCTCAGCGTCGGTCGTCTCGACGCCGACGGTCCCGATATCAAGGAGTCTTCCGCATTCGCCAGCCTCACTCAGTCACCCGAGTTGCGACGCCTTGCTGCAGAGGCCCACGCCGCGCGCGCAGCCGCATCGCAGTCGCAAGCCGAGGGTGCACCCAGCCTGTCGTTAGGCCCGTCAGTTACCCGTGAGGCGAACGGGGATTGGGTGCTACTCGGGCGCGTCAGCATCCCGCTGCCACTCGTGAATCCCCGCGCGGTCGAAACGGCAGAGCACGAAAAAAGCGCGGCCCTCGCCCGCGCCGAATACGCTCGAGTCCGCCGTAGCTTGCGGCGAGAGGTACACCTGCTGGTGCACGAGCGTGCGCACGCGCGGCGTACCCGCGACGCGCTCGCGAAAGACGCGGTGGGTCCCGCGAAGGTCGCCGAAGAGGAGGCGCTCCTCAAATATTCCCTGGGGAAATCAAACATCCAGGAGGTCAACATCGCGCAGCGGAACCTGACGGACGCGAAGGAACGCTGGCTGCTTGCCGCAGCTGACGCGCGCGCGACCGAACTCAAACTCTTGGCGATCACCGGGCGCCTACCAGGAGCGGAATTCCAACCTGCCCGAAAGGGGGCACGATGA